From Kitasatospora sp. MAP12-44:
CGGCGAAGCCGAGGCCGTCCTGGCGCCGGGCGGCGACCAGTCCGGCCAGGAAGGTGCCGTGCCCGACGCAGTCACGGCCGGAGTCGCCCGGCCCGTACTCGCGCGGCCCGAGGGCGAGCCGGCTGTCGAACACCCCCGAGGCCCCGTCAACGCCGGAGCCGACCACCGCCACCGTCACCCCCGCGCCCTGGCTGAGCGGCCAGGCGGCGTCCGGGCGCAGAAAGGTCTGCGCCCAGGGGGTGCGGTCGGTGCGGCTGGCCGAGGCGGGCAGGCAGCCCTGCTGCTGGACGTTGGGGTTGGTCTGCCCGACGGTCGGCAGCGAGGACGGCTCGGCACCGGCCTGCGCGCCACCCGCCGGCTGGCCGCCCGCCAGCTGGCCGCCCGGCTGGGCGGGCTGACCCGACGAGAGCGGTTCGCCGACGCGCAGGGCCGGCACCTCCGCACCCGGGGTGAGGGTCGGCGCGGGCGAGTCGGCCGACGCGAGCCCGGGGGCCAGCGGCACCAGCAGCAGGCCGCAGAGCAGTGCGGCGACCGCGCCCGGCCCGGGCCCGGGCCCGGTCAGGCGCCGCGGGTCAGTCAGGCGCCGGGGGCCGGTCAGGCGCCGGGGACCGGTCATGCCGCACTGCCCGTGCGCTGCACCGGGATGTCCTGCGGGAGCAGCAGGCTGAGCTCGGACAGGTCGTCGATCTCCAGCCTGCTGAGCCGCCCGGCCTGCCGGGTGATCATGCTCTCCAGGGTCTGCCGGGCCGTGCGGCCGTTGCCGAACGTGCGGTCGCGCGGGAGCTCCCCGAAGAGCGTGTGCAGCGCCGCCAGCGTCTCGGGCGCGCAGACGTAACCGGCCGACTCGGCCTGCAGTCGCACGATCGTCACCAACTCGTCGTCCGCGTAGTGCTCGAAGGCGATCTGGCGGGAGAAGCGCGAGGCCAGGCCGGGGTTGGAGGCCAGGAAGCCCTGCATCTCCTCCTCGTACCCGGCGACGATCACCACGACCTCGTCGCGGTGGTCCTCCATCAGCTTCATCAGCGTGTCCACGGCCTCCTGGCCGAAGTCGTTGCCGCTGCCGCCGCGCGGGGTGAGGGTGTACGCCTCGTCGATGAAGAGCACGCCGCCGCGGGCCCGTTCGAAGGCCTCCTTGGTGAGCTGCGCGGTGTGGCCGACGAAGCGGCCGACCAGGTCGGACCGGGCGGTCTCGATCAACTGGCCGCCCGGCAGCACGCCGAGCTCGGCCAGCAGCCGGCCGTAGAGCCGGGCCACCGTGGTCTTGCCGGTGCCGGGCGGGCCCGCGAAGACCAGGTGGTGGCTGATCTTGGCGGTCGGCAGGCCGGCCTCCTCGCGCCGGCGCACCTGCTTGATCAGGTTGACCAGGTCCTCCACCTGCTCCTTGGCGGCGGGCAGGCCGACCATCGAGCGCAGCTCGTCGAGCAGTTCGGTGCGGGCCGCGGCCGGCGCCTCGCCCGCCAGCTCGGCGAGCGCGGCGGCCACGGCGGCGGCGGCCTCCGCGCCGACGTCCTGCGGCATCAGCACCGCGAGGTCCGCGTCGCCCAGCTCCGCGACCTGCGCCAGCCGGGAGGCCTGCCGGTCGACCATCTCCTCGAAGACCTTGCGGGCGGCCCGGCCGTTGCCGAAGTCGGCGCCCTTGGGCATCCGTTCGAAGAGCTCGGCCAGCGCGTCGCGGGTGCCGTCGGCCAGTTCGTAGCCGTGCGCGTCGGCTGCCCGCTCCACGATGGTGGTCAGCTCGGCCGGCGCGTAGTTCTGGAACTCGACGGTGCGGCTGAAGCGCGAGGCCAGGCCCGGGTTGGAGGACAGGAAGCCCTGCATCTCCTCGGAGTAGCCGGCCACCACGACCACGATGTCGTCGCGGTGGTCCTCCATCAGCTTGACCAGGGTGTCGATCGCCTCCCGGCCGAAGTCCGGTCCGCTGCCGCCGTTGGAGCCGGCCGACAGCGCGTACGCCTCGTCGATGAAGAGCACGCCGCCCAGCGCCTGCATGAAGACCTCGGTGGTCTTGATCGCCGTGCCGCCGATGATCGCGGCCACCAGGTCGACCCGGGCCACCTCGGTGAGGTGGCCGCTGCGCAGCACGCCGAGTTCGGCCAGCACGGCGCCGTAGAGCCGGGCCACCGTGGTCTTGCCAGTACCGGGCGGCCCGGCGAAGATCAGGTGCCGGCTCATCGGCAGGGCCGGCATCCCGGCCTGCTCGCGGCGCTTGGCCAGCTTGTTGAGGTTGACCAGGGTGGCCACCTGCTCCTTGACGCCCTCCAGACCGACCAGCGACTCCAGCACCGCCAGCGGGCCCTTGGGCTCCTCGACCGCGCCGGCCTGCTCGCCGCTCTGCTCCTGCCCCTCCCCCTGCTCCGAGCCCGACCCGCCCGACCCGCCGGGCTCGGCCTGCGCGGTCGCGCTGCCGTGCGCGTCGGTGCTCGCGTTCTCCGCGCTGGTCAGGTTCTCCACCGCCAGCCGGTTGCTGGGCTTCGTCTGGCGCAGCCCGGCGCCCCGGTTGCCGGTCACCGTGCAGTCGGTGATCCGGACCGCCTCGACGGACTCGATCCGGATGCCGTCCAGGGTGTTGTCCGTCAGCTCGCAGGTGTTCAGGGCGGCCCGGCTGCCGTCCGCCAGCAGCGCGCCGTGCCGGCGGCTGCCGCGCGCCAACGTGCGGGTGGCCGTCAACTCGCCACCGTGCTCGACCAGTAGGCCCTCGGCGCCGGAGTCGATCACGTCGCAGTCGCGCAGCGCGCCGATGCCCTCCGCTCCGACCGAGACGCCGGCCCCGCCCGAGCCGCGCACCGTCGTCCCGCCCAGGTAGGTGTTGCCGCCGTCGGCGATCCGCACCCCCGCCAGGCCGGCCGAGGTGATCTCGGACGCCTCCAGCCGGCCGCGCCCGTCGGCCAGCACCTCCACGCCGTGGCCGCGCGCGTCGACCACGTTGAGTCGGCGCAGCAGCGGGTTGGCCCCCTCCCGGATGCTCACCCCCGGGCCGGCCACGTCGCGGATCTCCACGCGGTCGAACTCGGCGGCGCTCTCGCCGACCAGCTCGACGCCGGCGTCGCCGCAGTCCCGGACGGCGGTGCGGGTCAGCGAGGGGCTCGCGGACTCCCCCACCCAGATGCCGGTGCCATCGGCCCCGTTCACCTCGCACTCCTCGAAGGTGCCGCGCGAGCGGCCGCCGATGTGCAGGCCGTGGCCGGTGCTGCGGGCGGTGCGGCAGCGGCGCAGCACCGGGTCGGTCCCGGCGGCCAGCACCACGGCGTGGCCCTGGGTGCCGGTGATCGTGCAGTCCTCCAGCGTCACCCGAGCCGAGGAGCTGACGTAGACGCCGACCGCGGTGTCCCGGACGGCGGTACGCAGAACGCGCGTCGAGCTGTTCTCCTCCAGTGCGACGGCCGGCTTGTCGGTCGCCGAGATCTCGCAGTCCTCGATCACCCCGCGCGCCTCGCCGTTGGCGCAGACGCCGTTGCCGCGCGCGTCGCGCATGACGCAGTTGCGCACCACCGGGTTGGCCCGCTCGCCGATCACCACGGCGGAGGTGCCCAGGTGCTCGATCACGCAGTCCTCGATCACGCTGGCACCGGTGGAGGTCTCCACGATGCCCGCCCCGACCGGGTTGACCACCCGGCAGCCGCGCATCGCGAGCGCGCCCTGCTGGCGGGTCAGCACGGCCGTCCACGAGTTACCGACCACCTCGCAGTCCTCCAGCGCCGCCTGCCCGCGCGGGACGTCGATGGCCGGCAGCTCCTCGTCCTGCCCCTGCAGCACCAGTCCGGTCAACTGCACGGCCTCGGCGACCACTTGGACCACCGCGCCGCGCCGGGGGGAGATCCGGACGCTGCCGCGCACGTCCTCGGCGGTGATGGTCACCATCTTGGTGATCACCAGGTTCTCCTCGTACCTGCCCGGCCGGACGCTGATCACCGCTCCGCTGCGTGCCGCCTCCAGGGCCTCCCCGATCGTGCGGTAGCCGCCGTCCCGCTGCTCCGCACAGACCGTCAGCACATGGCGCGTCATGCTCGTTGTTCCCCTTCGTCGGTGGTGATCAGCTGATCAGGGTGTTCCGGGTGGTGATCAGGTGTTCCGGGTGGTGATCGGTCAGCCCGTGCAGTTCGCCCGGACGGCGGAGGCCGCGTCATGGGCGTAGGTCTTGGCGGTGTCCGTCCAGTCCTGCCCGCGGTCGTGCATGGTCACGGCGATCTTGCCGTTGCTCACCGGGAACGTCCCGGCGCTGACCCAGGAGCCGCGGTTGCCCACCTGGTTGACGTTGAACGAACCGGCGGAGCCGCTGCCGTTCTGCACGGTGTAGTAGGCCGGGGCCCCGCCGACGGCCTTGATGTCGCCGTCGTCCGGAACGTAGACCGAGATCGTGCAACTGCCGCTGCTGACCGACCCGGTGTTGAAGGTCCAGACCACCGAGTTGCCGGCGTCCTTGTTGGCCGCGCCGGACATCGGCATCGAGGTGAAGTTGCCGTTGCAGCCGCTGCCCGCGTAGCCGCCACCGGAGTTGACCACCCAGCCGGCCTGGCCCTGGTCGAACCAGCCGTTCTGCTGGAAGGTGGTGCCGGCGTTGCTGCAGAACGGACCGGCCACGCCCGCGTAGCTGGGCGCCGCCGGGGGCGCGGCCTTGGCCGCCGCGGCCGGCGGGGCGGGCTGCTGGGGCGCGGGCTGCTGCGGCTGGGCGGGCGGCTGGGGCTGGGTCTGCGGTTGGCCCGGCTGCTGCGGCTGGGCGGCCCCGCCCGATCCGCCACCGTGGGACGACCCGACCGGCGCTCCCGCTCCGGACCCCGTGCCGGCACCGGCGCCGGCCCCGGCAAGCGCTGCTGCGCCCGCCACGCCGCCGGTGCCGCCACCGCCCGTCGTGCCGCCGTCCGCTCCGCCGGTGCCGCCCTGCGGCGGCTGGCCCGGCTGGCCCGGCTGACCCGGCGCCTGCGGGCCGGGGCCGATGTCACCGTGCGCGTCGGCCTTCGGGACGAATCCGTCGCCGCCGCCGCTCTGCTGCGTGTAGCCGGCCGGCCCCGAGCCCAGCGGGCCGCCGTGCGAGCCGCCCCCGCCGAGGTGGGAGAGGATCAGCGGCAGGCCGATCAGGACGACACCGGCGGTCGCCGCGGCGGCGATCATCGGCTTGGAGATCCGGCCGGGCCGGGAGGACGTGCCGCCCTGGCCGGCGGCCGCGGTGGCCTTGGACGCCGGGGTGGTGGCCAGCAGCCCGGTGGCTGCGGCAAGCGCGGCGGTGTCGCCACCGTCGGCGGCGCCACCATCGGCGGCGCTGTCCGGTTCGGCCTCGGGCTCGTGCTCGGCCTCGGGCTTGGGCTCGTGCTCGGCCGAGGGCTCAGCCTCGGATCCGATCGCGGGTGCCCGGCTCTCGCGCGCGGCAGGTGCCTTCGCCACCGGTGCGGCCGGCGCCTCCTCGGCGGTCGGCGGCTCCAACTCCTCCACCGCCCAGGCAACCGCGGGCAGCTGGTACCCGCCGGCCTCCGGCTCGCCCGCTCCGCCAGATCGCCCGTTCTTTCCGTGCCGGTCCTTGCCCACCTTGGTCCCCTGGCCCTTCGACGACTGTCCACCACGGAACACGCCCGGCCGGACCCCACCGGGCCGGTCGACGAACGCATCCACCCGGTGTGACGGGCGGCGCGGGCCCCGGGGTTCACCGGGGCGCGAGCGGAGTCAGTCAGAGCGTTTCGTCGGAGCCGCCGAGGGTCCAGACCGGCTCGGCCTCCTCCTCCGGCGGCGGCGTGAGGATGAAGGCCACCGCGCGCTCCAGCACGTCCGCGTCCGCGTCGGCGCTCGGGCCGACGCCCGCGCGTACCCGCTGCCGGAGGTGCGCCAGCAGGCCCGGCTCGGGGGCGAGCCCGTACTCCTCCAGGTAGTAGGTGATGGTGTCCGTCCAGATCCAGACCCCGTCGGTGCGGTAGCTCATCGGCACCCGGCCCAGGCGCGACGGCTCCAGGACGTCGTCCATCAGCATCGGGGTCATCAGCACGGCCGGCCCGGCCCGCAGGTAGTCGAGCAGGGCGGTCCGCTCGGCCGGGTCGGTGATGCGCGGGTGGTCCGCGGCGAAGCCCGGGCCCGTCACCGGGTCCACGGTGTCGAACACCGCGGCGAGCTCGAATCCGTGTTCCGCCTGGGCCATCGCGCACTCCTGTCGTTCCCCGCCCCACTCGTCCGCTGGGGCGTCCTCACACAGCCAGAACGGGCCGGACCCGCCCCGGCGTTCACCTGGCGGGCCGGCACCGCCGGGAAAAGATCCGGCGTCAACTGCCCTGCTCCCCTACGCTGACCGCATGTCAGCCACGCCAGCCGCATCGACCGGCGACCTCCAGCGCATCGCGGCGTTCCGCGCGTCATTCGCCCGGCGGCAGGCGGCCGAGACGGTCGAGGTCCCGGGCGGCGTGCTGGTACTTGACCCGGCGTACGAGGCGTCGCACGAGCACAACCAGGTGGTCATCACGTCCATGCCGTCGCCGGCCGGCCTGCGCGAGCTCCCCGCGCTCGCCGATGCCGGCCTCGGCCACCTGCGACACCGCCGGATCTCGGTCCTCGACGACGCCGTGGCCACCGCCTGCGCACCCGCCCTCACGGCGGCGGGTTACGAGCACGACGTGGAGCTGGTGATGACGGGTCCTGCGCTCACGCATCCCACCGTGCCGCCAGTCGCGCACCCAGCCGTGCACCCGGCGGCCGCGCACCCCGTCAGCCTCGCCGAGCTGCGGCCCGCCGTCCTCGGCCAGTTGCGCCGCTGGATGCCGCAGGCCCCCGACGCCGTACTCCGACAGCTCGCCGATCGCCGGGCGGCTCGGCTGCACGGCGCGGACCAGGTCCGCTTCCTCGCCGTCCGCGATGAGGAGGGCGTCATCGCCAGCTGGGCCGACCTCTACCTCGACCCGGAGGACGGGATCGGCCAGCTCGAAGAGGTCGTCACCAGCGACACCCACACCCGCCGCGGCTACGCGGACGCACTGCTCACCGCCGCCCGCCGGGACATCGCCGACCACGGCCTGCTCTTCCTGGTCGCCGACGCCGACGACTGGCCCCGCCACTGGTACGCCCGTCGCGGCTTCACCGCCATCGGCCGCTCCCATGTCTTCACCAGGACGACGAACTCGCCGACCGCGCCGGAACTTCCCGCCCGCGCGCCGTCACTGGTCGAGCTCGACCTGACGCACGAGGCGACCGCGCTCGCGGTGCACCGGGTCGGGCGGCGCGCGTACGCCGTCGAGGCAGAGCTGATCGGCTTCGACGACATCCCCGCCCTGCGCGAGAGCCTGCCGGAACTGCGCTCCGGCGCAGGGCGGTTGCGCTGGCTCGGCGCGAGGACGCCGGAAGGCCGGCTGGTCGCCTTCGTCGCCTGGCAGCAGCTCGCGGGCGAGCGGGCCGGCGACATCGACATCGACCGGGTCTGCGTCGATCCCGACTGGTTCCGCCGCGGCCTGGCCTCCCGCCTGCTGCGCCACCTGCTGA
This genomic window contains:
- a CDS encoding right-handed parallel beta-helix repeat-containing protein, with translation MTRHVLTVCAEQRDGGYRTIGEALEAARSGAVISVRPGRYEENLVITKMVTITAEDVRGSVRISPRRGAVVQVVAEAVQLTGLVLQGQDEELPAIDVPRGQAALEDCEVVGNSWTAVLTRQQGALAMRGCRVVNPVGAGIVETSTGASVIEDCVIEHLGTSAVVIGERANPVVRNCVMRDARGNGVCANGEARGVIEDCEISATDKPAVALEENSSTRVLRTAVRDTAVGVYVSSSARVTLEDCTITGTQGHAVVLAAGTDPVLRRCRTARSTGHGLHIGGRSRGTFEECEVNGADGTGIWVGESASPSLTRTAVRDCGDAGVELVGESAAEFDRVEIRDVAGPGVSIREGANPLLRRLNVVDARGHGVEVLADGRGRLEASEITSAGLAGVRIADGGNTYLGGTTVRGSGGAGVSVGAEGIGALRDCDVIDSGAEGLLVEHGGELTATRTLARGSRRHGALLADGSRAALNTCELTDNTLDGIRIESVEAVRITDCTVTGNRGAGLRQTKPSNRLAVENLTSAENASTDAHGSATAQAEPGGSGGSGSEQGEGQEQSGEQAGAVEEPKGPLAVLESLVGLEGVKEQVATLVNLNKLAKRREQAGMPALPMSRHLIFAGPPGTGKTTVARLYGAVLAELGVLRSGHLTEVARVDLVAAIIGGTAIKTTEVFMQALGGVLFIDEAYALSAGSNGGSGPDFGREAIDTLVKLMEDHRDDIVVVVAGYSEEMQGFLSSNPGLASRFSRTVEFQNYAPAELTTIVERAADAHGYELADGTRDALAELFERMPKGADFGNGRAARKVFEEMVDRQASRLAQVAELGDADLAVLMPQDVGAEAAAAVAAALAELAGEAPAAARTELLDELRSMVGLPAAKEQVEDLVNLIKQVRRREEAGLPTAKISHHLVFAGPPGTGKTTVARLYGRLLAELGVLPGGQLIETARSDLVGRFVGHTAQLTKEAFERARGGVLFIDEAYTLTPRGGSGNDFGQEAVDTLMKLMEDHRDEVVVIVAGYEEEMQGFLASNPGLASRFSRQIAFEHYADDELVTIVRLQAESAGYVCAPETLAALHTLFGELPRDRTFGNGRTARQTLESMITRQAGRLSRLEIDDLSELSLLLPQDIPVQRTGSAA
- a CDS encoding GNAT family N-acetyltransferase; its protein translation is MSATPAASTGDLQRIAAFRASFARRQAAETVEVPGGVLVLDPAYEASHEHNQVVITSMPSPAGLRELPALADAGLGHLRHRRISVLDDAVATACAPALTAAGYEHDVELVMTGPALTHPTVPPVAHPAVHPAAAHPVSLAELRPAVLGQLRRWMPQAPDAVLRQLADRRAARLHGADQVRFLAVRDEEGVIASWADLYLDPEDGIGQLEEVVTSDTHTRRGYADALLTAARRDIADHGLLFLVADADDWPRHWYARRGFTAIGRSHVFTRTTNSPTAPELPARAPSLVELDLTHEATALAVHRVGRRAYAVEAELIGFDDIPALRESLPELRSGAGRLRWLGARTPEGRLVAFVAWQQLAGERAGDIDIDRVCVDPDWFRRGLASRLLRHLLTELAPDGDALVSTGADNLPAVTLYKGLGFSPTAVVEPVPGLRLARFRLTRADR